The uncultured Flavobacterium sp. genome contains a region encoding:
- a CDS encoding sigma-70 family RNA polymerase sigma factor, with protein MKTSTLEFSTFDDSALWTNLKEGDEKSFSMLFERYYTDLVNYGNSLSPYHEKVQDCIQDVFTDIWVYRNSLQRSVVVKAYLLSSVRKRIARLHERDHIFRKATNTDSIAFLLEFSVEHELIDDDYATKEKVTYLNKLLNDLPPRQKEALYLRYHQGLSVEQIAEMLDVNYQSASNLLYRGLLALRKEWKGSFSLFLLLSSSTF; from the coding sequence ATGAAAACCTCTACTTTAGAATTCAGCACCTTTGATGATAGTGCTCTTTGGACTAACCTGAAAGAAGGTGATGAAAAATCATTCTCTATGTTATTCGAAAGATACTATACAGATTTGGTGAATTACGGAAATTCACTTTCTCCTTATCATGAAAAAGTACAGGATTGTATTCAGGATGTTTTTACAGATATATGGGTTTATCGTAATTCATTACAGCGTTCTGTGGTTGTAAAAGCCTATTTGTTATCAAGCGTGCGCAAACGAATTGCACGACTGCATGAACGCGATCATATTTTTAGAAAGGCAACCAACACAGATTCTATTGCATTTTTGCTGGAGTTTTCTGTAGAGCATGAACTTATAGACGATGATTATGCTACTAAAGAAAAAGTTACTTATTTAAATAAATTATTAAATGATTTACCGCCACGCCAGAAAGAAGCTTTGTATTTAAGATATCACCAGGGACTGTCAGTAGAACAAATTGCAGAAATGCTTGATGTAAATTATCAATCGGCGAGTAATTTATTATACCGTGGTTTACTTGCACTTCGCAAAGAATGGAAGGGTAGTTTTTCCTTATTTCTATTACTATCTTCAAGTACTTTTTAA
- the sucD gene encoding succinate--CoA ligase subunit alpha, with protein MSVLVNKDSKIIVQGFTGSEGTFHASQMIEYGTNVVGGVTPGKGGTSHLDRPVFNTVKDAVDQAGADTSIIFVPPAFAADAIMEAADAGIKVIIAITEGIPVADMIKANNYVKERNSRLIGPNCPGVITPGEAKVGIMPGFVFKKGTVGIVSKSGTLTYEAADQVVKQGLGITTAIGIGGDPIIGTTTKEAVELLMNDPETEIIIMIGEIGGQLEADAARWVRADGNRKPVVGFIAGETAPAGRTMGHAGAIVGGSDDTAAAKKQIMRDNGIHVVDSPAEIGKKVKEVLG; from the coding sequence ATGAGTGTTTTAGTTAATAAAGATTCCAAAATAATTGTTCAAGGATTTACAGGAAGCGAAGGAACTTTCCACGCTTCTCAAATGATTGAGTACGGTACTAATGTTGTTGGTGGTGTTACTCCGGGGAAAGGAGGAACTAGCCATTTAGATCGTCCGGTTTTTAACACAGTAAAAGATGCTGTTGATCAAGCTGGAGCTGATACATCTATTATTTTTGTACCGCCAGCTTTTGCTGCTGATGCAATTATGGAAGCTGCTGACGCTGGAATTAAAGTAATTATTGCTATTACAGAAGGAATTCCTGTAGCAGATATGATTAAGGCAAATAATTATGTTAAAGAAAGAAATTCTAGATTAATTGGACCAAACTGTCCGGGAGTTATTACTCCGGGTGAAGCTAAAGTTGGTATTATGCCAGGTTTCGTTTTCAAAAAAGGTACAGTTGGAATTGTTTCTAAATCAGGAACTTTAACTTATGAAGCTGCTGACCAGGTTGTAAAACAAGGTTTAGGAATCACTACAGCTATTGGTATTGGTGGAGATCCAATTATTGGAACTACAACTAAAGAAGCTGTTGAATTATTAATGAACGACCCGGAAACTGAAATCATCATTATGATTGGTGAAATTGGTGGTCAACTTGAAGCTGATGCTGCAAGATGGGTAAGAGCTGATGGTAACCGTAAACCAGTTGTTGGTTTTATCGCTGGAGAAACTGCTCCTGCTGGTAGAACAATGGGTCACGCAGGTGCTATCGTTGGAGGTTCTGATGATACAGCTGCTGCTAAAAAACAAATTATGAGAGACAACGGAATTCACGTTGTTGATTCACCAGCAGAAATTGGTAAAAAAGTAAAAGAAGTATTAGGATAA
- a CDS encoding nuclear transport factor 2 family protein, which translates to MSIKEFVQKFYKSDALIDSEIMKIYLHPDVKLDWNSTKGLIEMDYNSMLDMANELSRAYVRSKVRISHILAEDDLVSIRYSHFVKTIENPREEMLLAHFSTIWQIKDDKLYRGYQMSQFS; encoded by the coding sequence ATGTCTATTAAAGAATTTGTTCAAAAATTTTACAAGTCAGATGCCTTAATTGATAGTGAAATCATGAAAATTTATTTACATCCCGATGTAAAATTGGATTGGAATAGCACTAAAGGATTGATCGAGATGGATTATAATTCGATGTTGGATATGGCAAATGAACTAAGTCGTGCTTACGTGCGTTCTAAGGTCAGAATTAGCCATATTCTTGCTGAAGATGACTTGGTTTCGATACGATATTCTCATTTTGTGAAAACGATTGAGAACCCACGAGAAGAGATGTTATTGGCCCATTTTTCTACAATTTGGCAAATAAAAGACGATAAATTATATCGTGGTTATCAAATGAGTCAATTTTCTTAA
- a CDS encoding UDP-3-O-(3-hydroxymyristoyl)glucosamine N-acyltransferase: MKFPKSHSLQEIANLLQCKFIGDQSFPVLGMNEIHVVEPGDIVFVDHPKYYDKALQSAATIVLINKEVDCPEGKALLISDDPFRDFNILTKHFRPFQATNVSIALSATIGEGTVIQPNCFVGNNVTIGKNCLIHPNVTIYDHTVIGDNVMIHAGTILGADAFYYKKRPDGFDQLISGGRVVIEDNVGIGALCTIDKGVTGDTTIGEGTKLDNQVHVGHDTVIGKKCLIASQTGIAGCVVIEDEVTIWGQVGTTSGITIGAKAVIMGQTGVTKSVEGGKSYFGTPIEESREKLKQLANIKKIPEILNKLK, from the coding sequence ATGAAATTTCCAAAGAGTCATTCTTTACAAGAAATTGCAAATTTGCTTCAATGCAAATTTATTGGTGACCAAAGCTTTCCGGTTTTAGGCATGAACGAAATACATGTTGTTGAACCCGGAGATATAGTTTTTGTAGACCATCCTAAATATTACGATAAAGCTTTACAATCAGCAGCTACTATTGTTTTGATTAACAAAGAGGTAGATTGCCCGGAAGGTAAAGCACTTTTAATTTCTGATGATCCTTTCAGAGATTTTAATATCCTAACCAAACATTTCAGACCTTTTCAAGCTACAAATGTATCTATTGCTCTTTCTGCAACTATTGGAGAAGGGACAGTAATTCAGCCTAATTGTTTTGTTGGAAACAACGTTACAATTGGTAAAAATTGTTTGATACATCCTAACGTTACAATTTACGATCATACTGTAATTGGAGACAATGTAATGATTCATGCAGGAACTATTTTAGGTGCCGATGCATTTTATTATAAAAAACGTCCGGATGGTTTTGATCAGTTAATTTCTGGCGGAAGAGTTGTAATTGAAGATAATGTTGGTATTGGTGCGCTTTGTACTATTGATAAAGGTGTAACTGGTGATACAACAATTGGTGAAGGAACAAAATTGGATAATCAGGTACATGTTGGACATGATACTGTGATTGGAAAAAAATGTTTAATTGCTTCGCAAACCGGCATTGCGGGTTGTGTTGTTATTGAAGATGAAGTTACTATCTGGGGACAAGTAGGGACAACCAGCGGAATCACAATAGGAGCGAAGGCTGTTATTATGGGCCAAACTGGTGTTACTAAATCCGTTGAAGGGGGGAAATCCTATTTTGGAACTCCAATCGAAGAATCAAGAGAAAAGCTAAAACAATTAGCAAACATCAAAAAGATTCCTGAAATTTTAAATAAATTGAAATAA
- the efp gene encoding elongation factor P, whose protein sequence is MASTSDIRNGLCIKFNHDIYKIVEFLHVKPGKGPAFVRTKLRSLTTGRVLDNTFSAGHKIDDVRVETHNYQFLYAEGDEFHFMNTESFEQISLNKNILDAPGLLKEGTSVMVQVNTETDLPLSVDMPASVVLEVTYAEPGVKGNTATNATKSATVETGANVNVPLFINEGDKIKIDTASGSYMERVKE, encoded by the coding sequence ATGGCATCTACATCAGATATTAGAAATGGATTGTGTATTAAATTCAATCACGATATTTATAAAATCGTTGAATTTTTGCACGTAAAACCTGGAAAAGGTCCAGCTTTCGTAAGAACAAAATTAAGAAGTTTAACTACAGGAAGAGTATTAGATAATACATTTTCTGCAGGACATAAAATTGATGATGTGCGTGTAGAGACGCATAATTATCAGTTTTTATATGCTGAAGGAGATGAGTTTCATTTTATGAATACAGAATCTTTTGAGCAAATTTCTTTGAATAAAAACATTTTAGATGCTCCTGGATTATTGAAAGAAGGAACAAGTGTAATGGTTCAGGTAAATACTGAAACTGACTTGCCTTTATCAGTAGATATGCCAGCTTCTGTAGTTCTTGAAGTTACTTATGCTGAGCCGGGTGTAAAAGGAAATACAGCTACAAATGCTACAAAATCTGCTACGGTAGAAACTGGAGCTAATGTAAACGTTCCTTTATTCATCAACGAAGGTGATAAAATTAAAATTGATACAGCTTCAGGTTCTTACATGGAGCGTGTAAAAGAGTAG
- the lpxA gene encoding acyl-ACP--UDP-N-acetylglucosamine O-acyltransferase, with protein MNQPLAYVHPGAKIAKNVVIEPFTTIHNNVIIGDGTWIGSNVTIMEGARIGKNCNIFPGAVISAVPQDLKFGGEDSLAIIGDNCTIRECVTINRGTVASGQTILGNNCLVMAYAHIAHDCEIGNNAIIVNGVALAGHVVVGNHAVIGGLAAIHQFIHIGDHAMISGGSLVRKDVPPYTKAAKEPLSYVGINSVGLRRRGFSTEKIREIQEIYRILYQKNYNTTQALSIIEAEMEATPERDEILDFIRNSSRGIMKGYSGNY; from the coding sequence ATGAATCAACCATTAGCATATGTTCATCCCGGCGCTAAAATCGCTAAAAACGTTGTAATAGAGCCTTTTACAACAATTCACAATAATGTTATTATTGGTGACGGTACTTGGATTGGTTCAAATGTAACCATTATGGAAGGTGCTCGAATTGGTAAAAATTGCAATATTTTTCCAGGAGCTGTAATTTCTGCGGTACCACAAGATTTAAAATTTGGAGGAGAAGATTCTCTGGCTATTATAGGAGACAATTGTACTATTAGAGAGTGTGTAACAATCAATAGAGGTACGGTTGCTTCAGGACAAACAATTTTGGGTAATAATTGTTTAGTTATGGCTTATGCGCACATTGCACACGATTGCGAAATTGGTAATAATGCCATTATCGTAAACGGAGTTGCTTTGGCAGGTCACGTAGTTGTTGGTAATCATGCTGTAATTGGTGGTTTGGCAGCGATTCATCAATTTATTCATATTGGAGACCATGCAATGATTTCTGGTGGATCTTTGGTTAGAAAAGATGTACCGCCTTATACAAAAGCAGCAAAAGAGCCTTTGTCATACGTAGGAATCAATTCAGTTGGTTTAAGAAGAAGAGGTTTCAGTACTGAGAAAATCAGAGAAATTCAGGAAATTTACAGAATTTTATACCAAAAGAATTACAATACAACACAAGCTTTAAGTATTATTGAAGCTGAAATGGAAGCGACTCCTGAGAGAGATGAGATTTTAGATTTTATCAGAAATTCATCAAGAGGAATTATGAAAGGTTATTCAGGAAACTACTAA
- a CDS encoding bifunctional UDP-3-O-[3-hydroxymyristoyl] N-acetylglucosamine deacetylase/3-hydroxyacyl-ACP dehydratase encodes MVKQKTIKNEISLTGVGLHTGKEVTMTFKPAPINNGFTFVRVDLQGQPVIEADANYVVNTQRGTNLEKLGVKIQTPEHVLAALVGCDLDNVIIELNASELPIMDGSSKYFVEAIENAGIEEQDAKRNVYVVKEVISFTDETTGSEILVMPSDDYQVTAMVDFGTKVLGTQNATMKSIADFKDEIANSRTFSFLHELESLLENGLIKGGDLNNAIVYVDKEISDATMENLKKAFGKDKISVKPNGVLDNLTLHYPNEAARHKLLDVVGDLSLIGVRIQGKIIANKPGHYVNTQFAKKLAKIIKIEQRNHVPVYDLNLEPLMDIHKIMAVLPHRPPFLLIDRIIEMSDSHVVGMKNVTMNENFFVGHFPEAPVMPGVLIVEAMAQTGGILVLSTVPDPENYLTYFMKIDNVKFKHKVLPGDTLIFKCELISPIRRGICHMQANAYANGKLVTEAELMAQIARKQ; translated from the coding sequence ATGGTTAAACAGAAGACCATCAAAAATGAAATTTCACTAACAGGCGTTGGATTACATACTGGGAAAGAAGTTACAATGACTTTTAAACCAGCTCCAATTAATAATGGTTTCACTTTTGTAAGAGTAGATTTGCAAGGTCAACCAGTCATAGAGGCTGATGCTAATTATGTTGTTAACACGCAAAGAGGTACTAATTTAGAAAAATTAGGTGTGAAAATTCAAACACCGGAACACGTTTTAGCTGCTTTAGTTGGATGTGATTTGGATAATGTTATTATTGAATTAAACGCTTCTGAGCTTCCAATTATGGATGGTTCTTCAAAATATTTTGTTGAAGCTATTGAAAATGCCGGAATCGAAGAACAAGACGCTAAACGTAATGTTTATGTAGTAAAAGAAGTTATTTCGTTTACTGATGAAACTACCGGAAGCGAGATTTTGGTGATGCCAAGTGATGATTATCAAGTAACTGCAATGGTTGATTTTGGTACTAAAGTATTAGGTACTCAAAATGCAACTATGAAAAGTATAGCCGATTTTAAAGATGAAATTGCTAATTCAAGAACTTTTAGCTTCTTACATGAATTAGAATCTCTTTTAGAAAACGGATTAATTAAAGGTGGAGATTTAAATAATGCTATTGTGTATGTAGATAAAGAAATATCTGATGCTACAATGGAAAATTTAAAGAAAGCTTTTGGAAAAGATAAAATTTCTGTTAAACCAAACGGAGTTTTAGACAACCTTACTTTACACTATCCAAACGAAGCTGCAAGACATAAATTATTAGATGTTGTTGGAGATTTATCTTTAATTGGAGTTAGAATTCAAGGAAAAATTATTGCTAACAAACCTGGACATTATGTAAATACACAGTTTGCCAAAAAATTAGCAAAAATTATCAAAATTGAACAAAGAAACCATGTACCGGTTTATGATTTGAATCTGGAACCGTTAATGGATATTCATAAAATCATGGCTGTATTGCCACACAGACCTCCATTTTTATTAATTGACAGAATTATTGAAATGTCTGACAGTCACGTGGTGGGAATGAAAAATGTAACGATGAATGAAAATTTCTTCGTAGGACATTTCCCGGAAGCACCAGTTATGCCAGGAGTTTTAATTGTTGAAGCAATGGCACAAACAGGAGGGATTTTGGTTTTAAGCACCGTTCCGGATCCTGAAAATTATTTGACATATTTCATGAAAATTGATAATGTTAAATTCAAACACAAAGTATTGCCTGGTGATACTTTAATTTTTAAGTGTGAATTGATTTCTCCTATCAGAAGAGGAATTTGTCACATGCAAGCAAATGCTTATGCAAACGGAAAATTAGTAACTGAGGCAGAATTAATGGCTCAAATTGCAAGAAAACAATAA
- the lpxD gene encoding UDP-3-O-(3-hydroxymyristoyl)glucosamine N-acyltransferase produces MKFTAEQIAGILEGEVVGNPNAEVSRLSKIEEGEEGSLTFLANPKYINYIYTTRASVTIVNDSFIPEQEVTTTLIKVEDAYASFSKLLHFYNQVKLNKTGIEAQSFMSEGTKYGENLYLGSFSYIGQNVVLGDNVKIYPNSFIGDNVVIGDNVYIFAGAKIYSETIIGNNCTIHSGTIIGADGFGFVPNEEGEYSKVPQIGNVIIEDNVDIGANTTIDRATLGSTIIRQGVKLDNQIQIAHNVEIGKNTVIAAQSGVAGSTKIGENCMIGGQVGIAGHLTIGNNVRLQAQSGVARNIKDGEILQGTPSLGYTDFNKSYVHFKNLPKIVTEIEDLKKQIINPKNGNNG; encoded by the coding sequence ATGAAATTTACAGCAGAACAAATAGCAGGAATTTTAGAAGGAGAGGTTGTTGGGAATCCCAATGCAGAAGTTTCTCGGCTATCTAAAATCGAAGAAGGCGAAGAAGGTTCACTTACTTTTTTAGCTAATCCTAAATATATCAACTATATATATACTACAAGAGCTTCAGTAACGATTGTTAATGATAGCTTTATACCTGAGCAGGAAGTTACCACAACTTTAATAAAAGTAGAGGATGCTTACGCTTCCTTTTCGAAACTTTTACATTTTTATAATCAGGTAAAATTGAATAAAACCGGAATAGAAGCACAGTCTTTTATGTCTGAAGGAACTAAATATGGTGAAAATCTATATTTAGGAAGCTTTAGTTATATAGGACAAAATGTAGTTTTGGGCGACAACGTAAAAATTTATCCAAACAGTTTTATTGGCGATAATGTTGTTATTGGCGATAATGTATATATTTTTGCAGGCGCTAAAATTTATTCTGAAACTATAATTGGAAACAATTGTACCATTCATTCAGGAACTATTATTGGTGCTGACGGTTTTGGTTTTGTGCCTAATGAAGAAGGTGAATATAGTAAGGTACCACAGATTGGAAATGTTATCATCGAAGATAATGTTGATATTGGGGCTAATACTACAATAGACAGAGCAACTCTGGGATCTACAATTATTAGACAGGGAGTTAAATTAGACAATCAAATTCAGATTGCTCACAATGTAGAGATTGGCAAAAACACGGTGATTGCAGCACAATCTGGTGTGGCGGGTTCTACAAAAATTGGAGAAAACTGTATGATTGGCGGACAAGTTGGTATAGCAGGTCACTTAACAATAGGTAATAACGTGAGATTGCAAGCTCAATCGGGGGTTGCAAGAAATATCAAGGATGGTGAGATTTTGCAGGGGACGCCGTCACTTGGATACACTGATTTTAACAAATCGTATGTTCATTTTAAGAACTTACCTAAAATCGTAACCGAAATTGAAGATTTAAAGAAACAAATAATAAACCCAAAAAATGGAAATAATGGTTAA
- a CDS encoding HD domain-containing protein, with translation MTHINKLKIFNDPIYGFISIPNELIYDLIQHPYFQRLRRISQMGLSYLVYPGANHTRFHHALGCMHLMQKSVETLRFKGVAISAEEENALYIAILLHDIGHGPFSHAMEKSIVEDVNHEAISLLFMNELNEEFDGRLSLAIQVFKGDYHRKFMLQLISSQLDMDRMDYLKRDSFYTGVAEGNVNSERLIQMMNVVDGTLVIEEKGIYSVEKFLLSRRLMYWQAYLHKTSLVAELILMKVLKRAKELTLKGVALPCSEPLLFFMQNKVALEDFDAEKLDLFSQLDDFDIISALKAWQKHNDFILSTLSKMIINRDLLKIKLSADKIPMEESQSLKEEFANEHHITQLEAGYFIFRGKIKNQAYSKEAEPIRILKKDKTIEDVVEASDQLNLKSLSKLVTKYYICFPKQLI, from the coding sequence GTGACTCATATCAATAAGTTAAAAATATTCAATGATCCCATTTATGGGTTTATTTCCATCCCGAACGAACTTATTTACGACTTAATTCAGCATCCGTATTTTCAGCGTTTACGCCGTATTTCGCAAATGGGATTGTCGTATTTGGTTTATCCCGGTGCTAATCATACTCGCTTTCACCATGCCTTGGGATGTATGCATTTAATGCAGAAATCTGTGGAGACACTTCGTTTTAAAGGAGTTGCAATTTCCGCAGAAGAAGAGAATGCTTTATATATCGCTATTTTACTGCACGATATTGGTCACGGGCCTTTTTCGCATGCAATGGAAAAGAGTATTGTTGAAGATGTTAATCATGAAGCGATTTCGTTATTATTTATGAACGAGCTTAATGAAGAATTTGACGGAAGATTGAGTTTGGCGATTCAGGTTTTTAAAGGTGATTATCATAGAAAATTCATGCTGCAATTGATATCAAGTCAGTTAGATATGGATCGAATGGATTATTTGAAACGTGATAGTTTTTATACCGGTGTTGCAGAGGGAAATGTTAATTCTGAACGTTTGATTCAGATGATGAATGTGGTTGATGGTACTTTGGTTATTGAAGAAAAAGGAATTTATTCCGTAGAAAAATTCCTGCTTTCAAGAAGATTAATGTATTGGCAGGCTTATTTGCATAAAACAAGTTTGGTGGCTGAATTAATTTTGATGAAAGTACTAAAAAGAGCTAAAGAATTGACATTAAAAGGTGTTGCTTTGCCTTGTAGCGAGCCTCTTTTGTTTTTTATGCAAAACAAAGTTGCTTTGGAAGATTTTGATGCAGAAAAGCTTGATTTGTTTTCTCAATTAGATGATTTTGATATTATTAGTGCTCTAAAAGCGTGGCAAAAGCATAATGATTTTATACTTTCTACTTTAAGTAAAATGATCATTAACAGGGATTTGCTTAAAATTAAATTGAGCGCAGATAAAATTCCGATGGAAGAATCCCAATCTTTAAAAGAAGAATTTGCTAACGAACATCATATTACACAATTAGAAGCCGGATATTTTATTTTTAGAGGAAAAATAAAAAATCAGGCGTATAGTAAAGAAGCTGAACCAATACGAATTTTGAAAAAAGATAAAACAATTGAAGATGTTGTTGAAGCATCTGATCAGCTGAATTTGAAATCGTTATCTAAATTGGTGACAAAATATTACATCTGTTTCCCAAAACAACTTATCTAA
- a CDS encoding bifunctional response regulator/alkaline phosphatase family protein, with translation MDKIKILWVDDEIDLLKPHILFLEKKNYTVTTSNNGLDAIALFEEDNFDIVFLDENMPGMSGLETLSEMKEKKSAIPMIMITKSEEEYIMEEAIGSKIADYLIKPVNPNQILLSLKKNLDHSRLISEKTTLDYQKEFRKISMELAMVNSFEDWVELYKKLIFWELELENINDQGMIEILESQKVEANSQFGKYIERNYEDWFAPKADKPIQSHNLFKELVVPEIKKKDKPILFVVIDNLRYDQWKAFETVVSNYYKLEKEVPYFSILPTATQYARNSIFSGLLPIEMEKQFPQYWKNDVEDGGKNLYEAEFLSAQLKRLGLNIKEDYFKITNYAGGKKLAENFKALKGNDLVTVVYNFVDMLSHAKTEMDVVKELASDDKAYRSLTLSWFKNSPLLEIIQQAQLLGFKLILTTDHGTINVKNPSKVVGDKNTSLNLRYKTGRSLTYEQKDVYVVKEPKTIGLPAINMSSSFIFAKNDYFLAYVNNYNHYVSYYKNTYQHGGISLEEMIIPFLVFNPK, from the coding sequence ATGGATAAGATTAAAATACTTTGGGTCGATGATGAAATCGATCTTTTGAAACCACATATATTATTTCTGGAGAAAAAAAACTATACTGTAACCACTTCTAACAATGGTCTGGACGCGATTGCTTTATTTGAAGAAGATAATTTTGACATTGTTTTCTTAGATGAAAACATGCCCGGAATGAGTGGCTTGGAAACGCTTTCGGAAATGAAAGAAAAGAAATCGGCAATCCCAATGATTATGATTACTAAAAGTGAAGAGGAATATATAATGGAAGAAGCAATTGGCTCTAAAATAGCCGATTACCTGATAAAACCTGTAAATCCGAATCAGATTTTATTGAGTCTGAAGAAAAATCTGGATCATTCGAGATTAATTTCAGAGAAAACCACTTTAGATTATCAGAAAGAATTTCGCAAAATCTCAATGGAATTAGCCATGGTTAATTCATTTGAAGATTGGGTTGAATTGTACAAAAAGTTGATTTTTTGGGAATTAGAATTAGAGAATATCAACGATCAGGGAATGATTGAAATCCTTGAATCTCAAAAGGTTGAAGCTAATTCGCAATTTGGAAAATATATCGAAAGAAATTACGAAGACTGGTTTGCACCAAAAGCAGACAAACCTATTCAATCTCATAATTTATTTAAGGAATTGGTTGTTCCGGAAATCAAGAAAAAAGACAAACCAATTTTGTTTGTTGTCATTGATAACTTACGTTATGATCAATGGAAAGCTTTTGAAACTGTGGTTTCTAATTATTATAAATTAGAAAAAGAAGTTCCATATTTCTCTATTCTTCCAACGGCAACACAATATGCCCGAAATTCGATATTCTCCGGTTTATTACCAATTGAAATGGAAAAACAATTTCCGCAATACTGGAAAAATGATGTAGAAGATGGCGGAAAAAACCTTTATGAAGCCGAATTTCTTTCTGCTCAATTAAAACGTTTAGGATTAAATATTAAGGAAGATTATTTCAAAATCACAAATTACGCCGGCGGAAAAAAATTAGCAGAAAATTTCAAAGCTTTAAAAGGCAATGATTTAGTAACTGTAGTTTACAACTTTGTAGATATGTTATCGCACGCAAAAACCGAAATGGATGTTGTAAAAGAACTAGCTTCTGACGATAAAGCCTATCGTTCCTTGACTTTGAGCTGGTTTAAAAATTCTCCTTTACTGGAAATCATTCAGCAAGCACAACTTTTAGGTTTCAAATTAATCCTGACCACAGATCATGGAACAATTAATGTAAAAAACCCTTCAAAAGTTGTTGGAGATAAAAATACTAGTCTAAATTTGCGTTACAAAACCGGACGTAGTTTGACCTATGAACAAAAAGATGTATACGTAGTAAAAGAGCCTAAAACAATTGGTTTGCCTGCTATAAACATGAGCAGTTCATTTATTTTTGCTAAAAATGATTACTTTTTGGCTTACGTAAACAACTACAATCATTATGTGAGTTATTACAAAAACACCTATCAACATGGTGGAATTTCATTAGAAGAAATGATTATTCCGTTTTTGGTATTTAATCCGAAATAG
- the tsaE gene encoding tRNA (adenosine(37)-N6)-threonylcarbamoyltransferase complex ATPase subunit type 1 TsaE, which translates to MNIVFSLDQIQEVAEKILAQNPKKIILFNGEMGVGKTTLIKQLCKSLGVKDATSSPTFSLVNEYYTSDNQIVYHFDFYRLNKETEALDMGVDDYLYSGNWCFIEWSEKIASLLPEEHSVITIELLVDGKRELELI; encoded by the coding sequence ATGAACATCGTTTTTTCATTAGATCAAATTCAAGAAGTAGCAGAGAAAATTCTGGCTCAAAATCCTAAAAAAATCATCCTTTTTAATGGAGAAATGGGAGTTGGAAAAACTACTTTAATCAAACAATTATGCAAAAGTCTGGGAGTTAAAGACGCAACAAGCAGTCCAACTTTTTCTTTAGTTAATGAATACTACACTTCTGACAATCAAATCGTTTATCATTTTGATTTTTATAGATTAAATAAAGAAACCGAAGCACTTGATATGGGTGTTGATGATTATTTGTATTCAGGAAATTGGTGTTTTATTGAATGGTCTGAAAAAATTGCCAGTTTATTACCAGAAGAGCATTCTGTTATAACAATTGAGTTATTAGTAGACGGGAAAAGAGAATTGGAATTAATTTAA